One genomic segment of Streptomyces sp. RerS4 includes these proteins:
- a CDS encoding AAA family ATPase: protein MTTEDLEGITRRRLVIVAITDYGADDTEFREAIDIQAGRITDWLAGPNLDKRQRFEVSRAPAVQSVQDLRDFLRDEALTAATYEEAVVVYITGHGLGGSSHRHYLTFAETDEKRPLATAFQTSELIAAVLDSESEHILVLVDSCFSGTLHTELSSLLRDLDKDRYAFHGVGVVTSGDFSAQPLIGSFTERVALACERMRDEAAGYTASHLSFQEWEQLLDEVGQDEHGHEKGLIDAEWAFPRSRKKRPSACLPNPRYRPAVSTAGPALRQLALTTTVGTDVPLGSLDDFWLERASGRPADDDPGWYFSGRVTPMKAMTAFLRGDEDERVLVVTGAAGSGKSALLARLVTLSDPGFVTDPRYAGMVAKVPTELRPPRGSVDIAVLARNKSARVVVEDLLTALGAEDASDPDSIVPLRTLLRLLSDRSTSARRPVTVVIDALDEAQDPLALVNDLVLPLARLSVAAGDSSPLRLLLGVRSSPLTGQQGEEVLHDERADQLLLRLTEALGSEGVRPRMVRSDGPSCVDDIAAYVATLLLAPADSPYHFSAEAAAEAARTIAAAVAPSFLDARIAADQLRKAGARQDLTESGWLRRLADGTSGLLREDIAAVSLSTGVPTYALVTALRATTFAPGAGLPWAEVWPAVTSALATAEYGPGIGADAADHAIRTLRNSRLAGYLATAEEDDRAVYRPVHQRLTDLLTADHTWLLNPPDATSSLSWRSDTTPQTPTAAHAAITHALVDLVERSRPHTAHPYVRRHFLHHATEGRVLTDAAVPSTLLAQETSGTLRTRLGLPLPITDPDRRTLTAAALIEPYVDATVDMASRMSSIAFQMAVRDESRQAPQGLPARLAWGRWVARVNVLAPPGDSATSICCVPTLDGRTLIAVLSRHGQVEIRDSATGRLTAEIGSENEPVHSVQPIRSADGRTSLLALNSDSISIHDPTSGQPLAHASLPFAEEAHVLNDGSAGRQLFVLTGQGAFLWNAGWGGESGAGPEGLVKARGFPPVRRLPTHTTTAVVRRADGRPLVAVATPDGIRLWDPSSGLAAAPPFGGAHTHSPVSVPRQGADDLLLIKNGISSASLSQMWNPFLGRPVPYSRIGAQVVTVLPGGRGLAYAEAGRVMVRNIDGTLVESFDADVTDVHAIGALEGPEGPRIVSAGPQGIRIWDLDSNGGPSGLRTPETLYQPPWGGQNRSKQWPLCWSAPGVVLVGTGKGLDVHDATSGSLLKQVAAGPVMSAEPIPSPSGTAYVALRGRAGWAIWDLVRYERVSRLNVEGHPYSPSCVAHTPANLPLFATLRTDGAIEMVTWDPSRRETITSTVTYHHRAQQARACAAFPPWSAGGTTVIAVAAADGVDLVDLSSGNLVRVLRAEDPTTGPFRSLCALQSRGRTLLASATSAALHVWDTSDGALLAACATPDTQVLTEWPLPDGRTLLVSGNRSGLRLWDPLTGELRHTLLTGAPVHGLAVGHGPTAPVLHFQGPAGLATLTLDERLL from the coding sequence GTGACCACGGAAGACTTGGAAGGCATCACCCGGCGGCGACTGGTGATCGTGGCGATCACCGACTACGGAGCCGACGACACAGAGTTCCGCGAAGCCATCGACATCCAGGCTGGACGCATCACCGACTGGCTCGCCGGCCCCAACCTGGACAAGAGGCAACGTTTCGAGGTCAGCCGGGCGCCCGCCGTACAGTCCGTCCAGGACCTGCGTGACTTCCTCCGTGACGAGGCCCTGACGGCCGCCACGTACGAGGAAGCCGTGGTCGTGTACATCACCGGCCATGGACTGGGCGGGAGTTCACATCGCCACTACCTGACGTTTGCGGAGACGGACGAGAAACGCCCGCTCGCTACGGCCTTCCAGACCAGTGAGCTCATTGCCGCGGTTCTGGACAGCGAGTCGGAACACATACTCGTGCTCGTCGATTCGTGCTTCTCAGGCACTTTGCACACCGAACTGAGCTCCCTGCTCCGAGACCTGGACAAGGACCGCTACGCCTTCCACGGAGTCGGTGTCGTCACCTCCGGGGACTTCTCCGCGCAGCCATTGATCGGCTCCTTCACCGAGCGCGTGGCCCTGGCGTGCGAACGGATGCGGGACGAGGCCGCCGGGTACACCGCTTCCCACCTGTCCTTCCAGGAGTGGGAACAGCTCCTCGACGAGGTCGGGCAGGATGAGCACGGCCACGAGAAGGGCCTCATCGACGCCGAGTGGGCCTTCCCCCGCTCCCGGAAGAAGCGCCCGAGTGCCTGCCTGCCGAACCCCCGCTATCGGCCCGCCGTGAGCACGGCCGGTCCGGCGCTCCGGCAGTTGGCCCTGACGACGACCGTCGGGACCGACGTGCCGCTGGGCTCTCTCGACGACTTCTGGCTGGAGCGTGCCTCGGGGCGGCCGGCCGACGACGACCCGGGCTGGTACTTCAGCGGCCGGGTCACGCCGATGAAAGCCATGACGGCCTTCCTTAGGGGCGACGAGGACGAGCGCGTCCTCGTCGTCACCGGCGCCGCAGGTTCCGGGAAGTCCGCGCTGCTGGCCCGCCTCGTCACCCTCTCCGACCCGGGATTCGTCACCGACCCCCGGTACGCCGGCATGGTGGCGAAGGTTCCTACAGAGCTCCGGCCACCCCGGGGGTCGGTGGACATCGCCGTGCTGGCGCGCAACAAGTCCGCACGGGTGGTGGTCGAGGACCTCCTCACCGCGCTGGGTGCGGAGGACGCTTCCGATCCGGACTCGATCGTGCCCCTGCGGACCCTCCTGCGGCTGCTCTCGGATCGCAGCACGTCAGCCCGCAGGCCCGTCACCGTGGTCATCGACGCGCTGGACGAGGCACAGGATCCGCTCGCACTCGTCAACGACCTCGTCCTTCCGCTGGCCCGCCTCAGCGTCGCCGCCGGCGACAGCAGCCCGCTGCGCCTCCTCCTCGGGGTACGAAGCTCCCCGCTCACGGGCCAACAGGGCGAGGAGGTGCTGCACGACGAACGCGCCGACCAACTGCTGCTGCGCCTGACCGAGGCCCTGGGCAGCGAAGGGGTCCGGCCCCGCATGGTGCGCAGCGATGGTCCGTCCTGCGTCGACGACATCGCCGCCTACGTCGCCACCCTGCTGCTCGCCCCCGCAGACAGCCCGTACCATTTCTCGGCCGAAGCAGCCGCCGAGGCCGCGCGAACCATCGCGGCCGCGGTAGCCCCCTCGTTCCTCGACGCCCGGATCGCCGCCGACCAACTCCGGAAGGCCGGGGCGCGCCAGGACCTCACCGAGTCCGGCTGGTTGCGGCGTCTCGCCGACGGCACCAGCGGGCTTCTCCGGGAGGACATCGCGGCCGTCTCCTTGAGCACCGGGGTGCCCACGTACGCGCTGGTCACCGCCCTGAGGGCGACGACGTTTGCCCCTGGGGCCGGGCTTCCCTGGGCGGAGGTCTGGCCCGCCGTCACCAGCGCCCTGGCCACAGCCGAGTACGGGCCCGGCATCGGCGCGGACGCCGCCGACCATGCCATTCGGACGCTCCGCAACAGCCGGCTCGCCGGCTACCTGGCCACGGCCGAGGAGGACGACCGAGCCGTCTACCGTCCCGTCCACCAACGACTGACCGACCTCCTGACAGCGGATCACACCTGGCTGTTGAACCCGCCCGACGCGACGTCCTCCCTGTCGTGGCGCTCGGACACCACTCCGCAGACGCCCACCGCGGCCCATGCCGCGATCACCCATGCTCTGGTGGACCTGGTCGAACGGTCCCGGCCGCACACCGCCCACCCGTACGTCCGCAGGCACTTTCTCCATCACGCGACCGAGGGAAGGGTACTGACTGACGCGGCCGTGCCCTCGACGCTGCTGGCCCAGGAGACGTCCGGCACGCTGCGGACCCGCCTGGGGCTGCCGCTCCCGATCACGGACCCGGACCGCCGGACACTGACGGCTGCGGCACTGATCGAGCCGTACGTCGACGCGACCGTGGACATGGCGTCGCGCATGAGCAGCATCGCGTTCCAGATGGCCGTGCGGGACGAATCACGGCAGGCGCCACAGGGCCTGCCGGCGAGACTCGCGTGGGGCCGATGGGTGGCTCGTGTGAACGTCCTGGCGCCTCCCGGGGACAGTGCGACAAGCATTTGCTGCGTACCTACGCTGGACGGGCGCACGCTGATCGCGGTGCTGTCACGGCACGGGCAGGTCGAGATCCGGGACTCGGCAACAGGACGGCTAACGGCCGAGATCGGGTCCGAGAACGAGCCGGTGCACTCCGTGCAACCGATCCGATCCGCCGACGGCCGAACGTCCCTGCTCGCGTTGAACTCCGACAGCATCTCGATCCACGATCCGACGTCAGGCCAGCCACTCGCCCACGCGTCCCTGCCGTTCGCAGAAGAGGCACACGTCTTGAACGACGGTTCTGCGGGCCGGCAGCTGTTCGTGCTCACCGGCCAAGGCGCGTTCTTGTGGAACGCCGGCTGGGGCGGTGAAAGTGGGGCGGGGCCCGAGGGGCTCGTCAAGGCAAGGGGCTTTCCGCCGGTGCGCCGGCTGCCCACGCATACGACGACCGCTGTGGTGCGCAGGGCCGACGGGCGTCCTCTGGTGGCTGTGGCCACCCCGGACGGCATCCGGCTCTGGGATCCCTCGTCGGGGCTCGCGGCTGCTCCCCCTTTCGGTGGCGCGCATACGCACTCCCCGGTGTCCGTTCCGAGGCAGGGCGCGGACGATCTACTCCTGATCAAGAACGGAATCTCGTCCGCCTCCCTCAGCCAGATGTGGAACCCGTTCCTCGGCAGACCGGTACCGTACAGCCGGATCGGTGCGCAGGTGGTGACGGTACTGCCCGGCGGCAGGGGTCTCGCCTACGCCGAGGCGGGCCGGGTCATGGTTCGGAACATCGACGGCACCCTGGTGGAATCGTTCGATGCCGACGTCACGGACGTTCACGCGATCGGCGCGCTCGAAGGTCCGGAGGGCCCGCGCATCGTGTCGGCCGGACCACAGGGCATCCGGATCTGGGACCTCGACAGTAACGGTGGCCCAAGTGGACTGCGGACGCCGGAGACGCTCTACCAACCGCCGTGGGGTGGGCAGAACCGCAGCAAGCAGTGGCCCCTGTGCTGGAGCGCGCCGGGCGTGGTCCTCGTCGGAACCGGCAAGGGCCTCGACGTGCACGACGCGACATCGGGGTCGCTGCTGAAACAGGTGGCTGCGGGCCCGGTGATGTCGGCGGAGCCGATCCCTTCCCCTTCGGGCACCGCATACGTGGCCCTCAGGGGCCGGGCGGGCTGGGCCATCTGGGACCTCGTTCGCTATGAGCGCGTGAGCCGTCTCAACGTGGAGGGGCACCCCTACTCACCGTCATGCGTCGCACATACGCCGGCGAACCTGCCGCTGTTCGCCACCCTCAGGACGGACGGGGCGATCGAGATGGTCACGTGGGACCCCTCGCGCCGCGAAACCATCACCTCGACGGTCACCTACCACCATCGCGCCCAGCAGGCGCGGGCCTGCGCCGCTTTCCCACCGTGGAGCGCAGGTGGCACGACGGTCATCGCGGTGGCTGCCGCGGACGGGGTGGACCTCGTCGACCTGAGTTCCGGAAACCTCGTACGGGTCTTGCGCGCCGAGGACCCGACCACGGGACCTTTCCGGTCCCTATGTGCCCTCCAGAGTCGGGGGCGGACTCTGCTGGCCTCCGCCACGTCGGCCGCCCTCCACGTCTGGGACACCTCGGACGGAGCCCTGCTCGCGGCATGCGCGACCCCCGACACCCAGGTCCTGACCGAGTGGCCCCTGCCCGATGGCCGCACGCTCCTCGTCTCGGGGAACCGGAGCGGGCTCCGCCTCTGGGACCCTCTGACCGGCGAACTGCGCCACACCCTCCTCACCGGGGCTCCGGTCCACGGTTTGGCCGTCGGCCACGGACCGACGGCCCCGGTGCTTCACTTCCAGGGTCCAGCGGGCCTGGCGACGCTGACGCTGGACGAACGCCTGTTGTGA
- a CDS encoding type I-E CRISPR-associated protein Cas6/Cse3/CasE, whose protein sequence is MNPVHSANSTRASTARFVATHSVLSLNARHPLVAKSLVDAQEMHRTVMSGFRGWVEDGDAEARSQMGILSTWSVDLKAAALVLVVQSRIPGDWARIPRAAFATAPHIITVDRTFKVGEVVGFRTVVNPTHSRPSGKSASEKARGTRAAHTTPEHVKRWFARRLQPDGEPATAEDGVVRIGAAADPDSLGIRMLPTVSSAHRNKSVRIGRAEIRGSLTVTDPETLVAALSNGLGHARAYSCGLLLTR, encoded by the coding sequence GTGAACCCCGTGCACTCCGCGAACAGCACGCGGGCCTCCACGGCCCGCTTCGTCGCCACACACTCCGTCCTATCCCTGAACGCCCGCCACCCGCTCGTCGCCAAGTCCCTCGTCGACGCCCAGGAGATGCACCGCACCGTGATGAGCGGGTTCCGCGGTTGGGTGGAGGACGGAGACGCGGAAGCCCGCTCGCAGATGGGCATCCTGTCGACGTGGTCGGTCGACCTCAAAGCGGCGGCGCTCGTCCTGGTCGTGCAGTCCAGGATCCCGGGGGACTGGGCCCGCATCCCCAGGGCGGCTTTCGCGACCGCGCCGCACATCATCACCGTCGACCGGACCTTCAAAGTGGGCGAGGTCGTCGGCTTCCGTACCGTCGTCAACCCGACCCACAGCCGGCCTTCGGGCAAGTCCGCTTCGGAGAAGGCCCGCGGCACCAGGGCCGCCCACACCACCCCGGAACACGTGAAGCGCTGGTTCGCACGCCGCCTCCAGCCCGACGGCGAGCCCGCCACGGCCGAGGACGGCGTGGTCCGCATCGGTGCCGCCGCCGACCCCGACAGTCTTGGGATCCGGATGCTGCCGACCGTCTCCAGCGCCCACCGCAACAAGTCCGTGCGCATCGGCCGCGCGGAGATCCGAGGCTCCCTGACCGTCACCGACCCGGAAACCCTGGTCGCAGCGCTCTCCAACGGACTTGGCCACGCCCGAGCCTACAGCTGCGGGCTGCTCCTGACCCGCTGA
- the cas5e gene encoding type I-E CRISPR-associated protein Cas5/CasD — protein sequence MTHVLLVRLAAPLQSWGVASRFSYRDTHSRPSKSAVIGLCAAALGRDRTDAVDDLARLAFGVRADHPGTPVRDYHSVGSGTFPLRPRDVITDHRRAAAVAKSMEATEGPGFGHHELAGWYGAPKKIAADPVSGALVSGELSRTALITERWYLSDAAFVVGLQHEDRAPLEEIAHALEHPKQLLWLGRKSCPPSGTLAAEIVIGTITEAFAGKRLLPGPEDLDGPDATARRPWAWIQAAPGARGASPINDQPISFDPARRAHATRWETRTRVTIAPTATEWDIIP from the coding sequence GTGACGCACGTCCTGCTCGTACGGCTCGCCGCGCCCCTCCAGTCCTGGGGTGTGGCGAGCCGGTTCTCCTACCGGGACACCCACAGCCGGCCCAGCAAGTCGGCGGTGATCGGCTTGTGCGCGGCGGCACTGGGCCGGGACCGTACCGACGCCGTGGACGACCTCGCTCGGCTCGCCTTCGGCGTTCGCGCCGACCATCCGGGCACACCGGTGCGCGATTACCACTCCGTCGGCTCCGGCACGTTCCCGCTGCGGCCACGGGACGTTATCACCGACCACCGGCGGGCGGCGGCCGTGGCCAAGAGCATGGAGGCCACCGAAGGGCCAGGCTTCGGGCATCACGAGCTGGCCGGGTGGTACGGGGCGCCGAAGAAGATCGCGGCCGATCCCGTCTCGGGGGCGCTCGTCTCAGGGGAGCTCTCGCGCACGGCACTGATCACCGAGCGCTGGTACCTGTCGGACGCGGCGTTCGTCGTGGGGCTCCAGCACGAGGACCGCGCGCCACTGGAGGAGATCGCCCACGCCCTGGAGCACCCGAAGCAGCTGCTGTGGCTCGGCCGGAAGTCCTGCCCGCCCTCTGGCACCCTGGCCGCCGAGATCGTGATCGGCACGATCACCGAGGCCTTCGCGGGCAAACGGCTGCTGCCCGGACCGGAAGACCTCGATGGCCCGGACGCCACCGCACGGCGTCCCTGGGCTTGGATCCAGGCCGCCCCCGGTGCCAGGGGGGCTTCACCGATCAACGACCAGCCGATCAGCTTCGATCCGGCTCGACGGGCCCACGCCACCCGCTGGGAGACCCGTACGCGTGTCACCATCGCCCCGACCGCCACCGAATGGGACATCATCCCGTGA
- a CDS encoding type I-E CRISPR-associated protein Cas7/Cse4/CasC — MTSNASSTGGQFLSLHLLETLVAVLPVRDENGAPKSIVYGGTERHMITSQARRRAERVHTRDRANAGIGSLAGRSTGIRTREWALFAGRELASAHGWDSDEAVRTARAVIEATGLKFGEPAKKTVANLTKVLLFAPSDAGVRIAAHINEQAEELRPWTAEYLAAQATAAARTKKAGRKADQEADEAGEAGEGAAGAEAKLPALPTATRAAVLTAFAPRDAIDIALYGRFLAEIADSPNVDGAVQSSHAFTVHEAEQVDDFYAAADDAKLDRKKNALDFLDVADDAGAGMTGYQSLITGTFYRHAVLDRFKLRRNLQAAGMTVAEAEEASVAAEAEFVTAFVDAFPEAKKNSTASTGSLPILVLAFEAERPYNYAAAFQAPIDENPLDKGGEGPAGPAAVKRLVKHHIFVSGRRPDIRSSRVLTYDPQVDELLGSLKIPDVQPVTSAEELTA, encoded by the coding sequence GTGACCAGCAATGCCTCCTCCACCGGCGGCCAGTTCCTCTCCCTCCACCTGTTGGAGACCTTGGTCGCCGTGCTGCCCGTACGCGACGAGAACGGCGCCCCGAAGTCCATCGTCTACGGGGGCACCGAGCGGCACATGATCACGAGCCAGGCGCGCCGCCGTGCCGAACGGGTCCACACGCGGGACCGCGCGAACGCGGGCATCGGTTCTCTGGCCGGCCGAAGCACCGGCATCCGCACCCGGGAGTGGGCGCTGTTCGCAGGGCGGGAACTCGCCTCCGCTCATGGCTGGGACTCGGACGAGGCGGTACGTACGGCCCGCGCCGTCATCGAAGCCACCGGGCTGAAATTCGGCGAACCCGCGAAGAAGACGGTCGCGAACCTCACCAAGGTGCTCCTGTTCGCCCCGTCTGACGCGGGCGTGCGCATCGCGGCGCACATCAATGAGCAGGCTGAGGAACTTCGGCCGTGGACTGCTGAGTACCTGGCAGCACAGGCGACGGCCGCTGCCAGGACCAAAAAGGCCGGCCGAAAGGCCGATCAGGAGGCGGACGAGGCCGGCGAGGCGGGCGAAGGTGCTGCCGGGGCCGAAGCCAAGCTCCCCGCACTGCCGACGGCGACCCGCGCCGCGGTTCTCACCGCGTTCGCGCCGCGCGATGCCATCGACATCGCCCTGTATGGCCGCTTCCTCGCCGAGATCGCCGATTCCCCGAACGTCGACGGCGCCGTGCAGAGCAGTCACGCCTTCACCGTGCACGAGGCGGAGCAGGTCGACGACTTCTACGCGGCCGCCGACGACGCGAAGCTGGACAGGAAGAAGAACGCCCTGGACTTCCTCGACGTGGCCGACGACGCCGGAGCCGGTATGACCGGCTATCAGTCGCTGATCACCGGGACTTTCTACCGGCACGCCGTGCTCGACCGGTTCAAGCTCCGCAGGAATCTCCAGGCCGCCGGGATGACCGTCGCGGAGGCCGAGGAGGCCTCTGTCGCCGCCGAGGCGGAGTTCGTGACGGCCTTCGTCGACGCCTTTCCCGAAGCGAAGAAGAACTCGACCGCCTCCACCGGCTCGCTGCCGATTCTGGTCCTCGCTTTCGAGGCGGAGCGCCCGTACAACTACGCCGCCGCCTTCCAGGCCCCGATCGACGAGAACCCCTTGGACAAGGGTGGCGAGGGACCGGCCGGACCGGCCGCGGTCAAGCGGCTTGTGAAGCACCACATCTTCGTCAGCGGGCGTCGCCCCGACATCAGGTCCAGCCGTGTGCTGACCTACGACCCGCAGGTCGACGAGCTCTTGGGTTCCCTCAAGATCCCGGACGTGCAGCCGGTGACCTCGGCCGAGGAGCTGACGGCGTGA
- the casB gene encoding type I-E CRISPR-associated protein Cse2/CasB, translating to MTNRTEYTPGTENSESAAALTAWLGSLVHNHQYKALAELRTPRIRKEPHFRAIWFSPTEEQEEIYEQVAFLFAVYHQGRSEPDYGYGSLGDAARRIGSEKKQGPDDPGAVRLVDRIVSSRRIPWRHLQHAVARLRACGKRPPSWTRLADDLSQWHDRKARISYEWAVAFHMARSRSTSARTPRTPAADTTQKGTTT from the coding sequence ATGACCAACCGAACCGAGTACACGCCCGGAACCGAGAACAGTGAGAGCGCCGCCGCCCTCACGGCCTGGCTGGGGAGCCTGGTTCACAACCACCAGTACAAAGCCCTCGCCGAGCTCCGCACGCCGCGGATCCGCAAGGAACCCCATTTCCGGGCCATCTGGTTCAGCCCGACCGAGGAGCAGGAGGAGATCTACGAACAGGTGGCGTTCCTGTTCGCGGTCTACCACCAAGGCCGATCGGAACCCGACTACGGCTACGGCAGCCTCGGCGATGCGGCCCGACGCATCGGCAGTGAAAAGAAGCAGGGCCCCGACGACCCGGGGGCCGTCCGCCTCGTCGATCGAATCGTCTCCAGCCGGCGGATCCCGTGGCGTCACCTGCAGCACGCCGTGGCCCGGCTTCGTGCCTGCGGCAAGCGGCCGCCGTCATGGACCCGTCTCGCCGACGACCTCAGCCAGTGGCACGACCGCAAGGCCCGCATCTCCTACGAGTGGGCCGTGGCTTTCCACATGGCCCGGTCCCGGTCGACCAGCGCCCGGACGCCCCGCACGCCTGCCGCCGACACGACCCAGAAGGGCACCACCACGTGA
- a CDS encoding type I-E CRISPR-associated protein Cse1/CasA: MRDEAIRPRWDPRQELCVTALTLDGELVERNLVDLLHDADRLRTIEATTPGEKVALIEFLLAICYASGTYPMSAAEWPAWVDQEHALQPAAEWLAGSRTGEVWDLFHPTEPLGQNSLLAPFLDQHGAGPAQLVIERVGDYNQFFDHHHLADPRPLPVAEAFRAMLTQHVYGPAGRARISGKATLGPTITNLAATRLGTRIRVIALGSTLGETLRLNMAPVSGPHGDLNLSWTAGKERRGFKTKPVGRPVAGPADLHSYLGRSVLLRPTPDGKAVDRVLLGAGELLALTEEHLQDAVQAKKADGTAKPLWASATRAVWRDAHSLYAAVDKARSSGAVNDGATLYQRLALFPAEDVAPEPGQQPARRVELWAVGLVAKQTTAIAWVDGTFPFAPGLEAMLYVASSRGSEIAEYVATALSRAAYAAWSVEYPNPKPADKAGQIARFDARSRHWAATQEPFEFLMDETTIGEPVHDGLLDYAATVAAAARKFLTECLDSLPRNSRGAKAQAAALQRFDDELAQPKAPAELRGERA; the protein is encoded by the coding sequence TGGGACCCTCGGCAGGAGCTATGCGTCACGGCACTGACCCTTGACGGCGAACTCGTCGAGCGGAACCTCGTTGACCTGCTCCACGACGCCGACCGGCTTCGGACCATCGAGGCGACCACACCCGGTGAGAAGGTCGCGCTCATCGAGTTCCTCCTGGCCATCTGCTACGCCTCGGGCACCTACCCGATGTCCGCAGCCGAGTGGCCTGCCTGGGTGGACCAGGAGCACGCCCTCCAGCCCGCCGCCGAGTGGCTCGCCGGGTCCCGCACGGGCGAGGTCTGGGACCTGTTCCACCCCACCGAGCCGCTCGGGCAGAACTCCCTCCTCGCTCCCTTCCTCGACCAGCACGGGGCCGGTCCGGCGCAGCTGGTGATCGAGCGGGTCGGCGACTACAACCAGTTCTTCGACCACCACCATCTGGCCGACCCCCGCCCGTTACCCGTGGCCGAGGCCTTCCGGGCCATGCTCACCCAGCACGTGTACGGACCCGCGGGCAGGGCCCGGATCTCCGGCAAGGCAACACTCGGTCCCACCATCACCAACCTGGCCGCCACCCGCCTCGGCACCCGGATCCGCGTCATAGCACTGGGCTCCACCCTCGGCGAGACGCTCCGCCTCAACATGGCCCCGGTTTCCGGGCCGCACGGCGATCTGAACCTCTCCTGGACCGCGGGCAAGGAACGCCGGGGGTTCAAGACCAAGCCCGTCGGCCGACCCGTCGCCGGTCCGGCGGACCTGCACAGCTATCTCGGCCGGTCGGTCCTGCTCCGCCCGACACCCGACGGGAAGGCCGTGGACCGGGTACTGCTCGGTGCGGGCGAACTGCTCGCCCTGACTGAAGAGCACCTTCAGGACGCTGTCCAGGCCAAGAAGGCGGACGGCACCGCCAAACCGCTCTGGGCTTCGGCGACCCGCGCCGTCTGGCGCGACGCCCATTCCCTCTACGCCGCCGTGGACAAGGCCCGCTCCTCTGGGGCGGTGAACGACGGCGCGACCCTGTACCAGCGGCTCGCGCTCTTTCCCGCGGAGGACGTCGCGCCCGAGCCGGGCCAGCAGCCCGCCCGCCGCGTCGAACTGTGGGCGGTCGGGCTCGTGGCCAAGCAGACCACGGCCATCGCTTGGGTCGACGGGACCTTTCCCTTCGCCCCGGGTCTGGAGGCCATGCTCTACGTTGCATCATCCCGTGGATCGGAGATCGCCGAGTACGTGGCCACGGCCCTGAGCAGGGCGGCGTACGCGGCCTGGAGCGTCGAGTACCCGAACCCGAAGCCGGCAGACAAGGCCGGCCAGATCGCACGCTTCGACGCGCGCAGCCGGCACTGGGCGGCCACCCAGGAGCCGTTCGAGTTCCTGATGGACGAGACCACCATCGGCGAGCCCGTCCACGACGGCCTCCTTGACTACGCCGCCACCGTGGCCGCGGCCGCCCGGAAGTTCCTCACCGAATGCCTCGATTCACTGCCGAGGAACTCACGGGGAGCGAAGGCCCAGGCCGCCGCCCTGCAGCGGTTCGACGACGAGCTGGCACAGCCGAAGGCCCCGGCCGAACTCCGAGGGGAGAGGGCATGA